The following are from one region of the Candidatus Kapaibacterium sp. genome:
- a CDS encoding purine-nucleoside phosphorylase yields the protein MSQPVSLLRQHMQDAVEVIQLTTSIRPSIGIILGTGLGELAERIEQECAIPYENIPHFPIATVESHRGRLIFGHLRGRPVVAMQGRFHRYEGYTLQQVTFPVRVLYALGVRTLIISNAAGALNPLFRRGDLMIIVDHINLMGDNPLIGPNDDSLGPRFPDMSEPYSQRLIALAEEIALELRLKVQKGVYVALSGPSLETRAEYRFLRFIGADAVGMSTVPEVIVARHMGMEVFGLSILTDECFPDALQPLSLEDVLQAAREAEPKMTLLVSELVARLLDAAG from the coding sequence ATGAGCCAACCCGTCTCGCTCCTCCGCCAGCACATGCAGGATGCCGTGGAAGTCATCCAACTGACGACCTCCATAAGGCCCTCCATCGGCATCATCCTGGGCACGGGCTTGGGGGAGCTGGCTGAGCGCATCGAGCAAGAGTGCGCCATCCCGTACGAGAACATCCCGCACTTCCCCATCGCAACGGTAGAGTCGCACCGTGGGCGGCTCATCTTCGGTCACCTCCGGGGACGCCCAGTGGTCGCTATGCAGGGGCGCTTCCACCGGTACGAAGGCTACACACTGCAGCAGGTCACCTTCCCCGTGCGTGTCCTCTATGCCTTGGGGGTGCGGACGCTCATCATCTCGAACGCTGCAGGGGCGCTCAACCCCCTGTTCCGCCGCGGTGACCTCATGATCATCGTGGACCACATCAACCTGATGGGCGACAACCCACTCATTGGCCCCAACGACGACTCGCTTGGCCCACGCTTCCCCGACATGAGCGAGCCGTACTCTCAGCGCTTGATTGCGCTAGCGGAGGAAATAGCCCTGGAGCTGCGGCTGAAGGTGCAGAAGGGCGTCTACGTGGCGCTGAGCGGGCCAAGCTTGGAGACCCGCGCTGAGTACCGCTTCCTGCGCTTCATCGGCGCCGATGCCGTTGGGATGAGCACCGTGCCGGAGGTCATCGTCGCCCGGCACATGGGGATGGAGGTCTTCGGGCTCTCCATCCTCACCGACGAGTGCTTCCCCGACGCGCTACAGCCGCTTTCGTTGGAGGACGTGCTGCAGGCAGCGCGGGAAGCCGAGCCGAAGATGACCCTACTGGTCAGTGAGCTGGTGGCACGCCTGCTGGACGCGGCTGGATGA
- a CDS encoding YggS family pyridoxal phosphate-dependent enzyme, protein MAPPETSVELLRSRWQELLQRVAEAARCVGRDPADIRIVAVSKGHPPELVELAIQAGIRCFGENYAQEMHRKADYLRQRGYEAEWHFIGHVQTNKVKLIAPIAALIHGVDSQRAAEALNRWGEQHGVVVPILLQVNTSGEASKHGCQPEAVFQLAEAVLQLRSVRLLGLMTIPAPAEAQRVRQEFRLLRHLRDELRQRYGSSPEDFPHLSMGMSADYELAVEEGATLLRIGTALFGERPPKQVVATLSHERLP, encoded by the coding sequence ATGGCACCACCGGAGACATCGGTTGAGCTGCTCCGCAGCCGCTGGCAAGAACTACTGCAGCGAGTCGCGGAGGCTGCACGCTGTGTCGGACGCGATCCCGCCGACATCCGCATCGTCGCTGTCTCCAAAGGCCACCCACCGGAGCTTGTAGAACTGGCCATCCAAGCTGGCATCCGCTGCTTCGGGGAGAACTACGCCCAAGAGATGCATCGGAAGGCGGACTACCTCCGGCAGCGGGGGTACGAAGCGGAATGGCACTTCATCGGGCACGTGCAGACTAACAAGGTCAAGCTCATCGCGCCCATCGCCGCGCTCATCCACGGGGTTGACTCTCAGCGGGCTGCAGAAGCACTCAATCGCTGGGGTGAGCAGCACGGCGTCGTCGTGCCCATTCTGCTGCAGGTGAACACGTCCGGGGAGGCAAGCAAGCACGGGTGCCAGCCAGAGGCAGTGTTCCAGCTTGCCGAAGCAGTGCTCCAGCTACGTTCGGTGCGCCTCCTTGGGCTGATGACGATTCCAGCACCAGCGGAGGCTCAGCGTGTGCGGCAGGAGTTCCGCCTCCTGCGCCACCTCCGGGATGAGCTGCGGCAGCGCTACGGCAGCTCGCCCGAGGATTTCCCGCACCTCTCCATGGGCATGAGTGCCGACTATGAACTCGCCGTGGAGGAAGGAGCTACGCTCCTACGCATCGGTACGGCCCTCTTCGGCGAACGTCCTCCGAAGCAAGTCGTTGCCACACTTTCGCACGAGAGGCTGCCATGA